CCATCCCATAGTATAGTAGAAAAGTCCAATGGCCATGATAACTTGAACCACAGCCATCACCACTGGTCTTGGGTATGAAAATTTTCTGGTAAAATAGCAAAATGCAAACCAGGATTAAGAAATCATCTGCCAATAATGACCAAGGAAAAATACTGAAATTAGATTGTACCTTATGACAATCTCAGAGACGTAGCCGCCACCAACACGGCCAAGAAAGTTAAAAATGCTGATCAGAGATACATATATACTTGTATCATTATACCCCAGTGATTTACAAATCTGACCCATGTTATCAATAACTGTCAAACCAGATCCAGAAGCCAAAACAAGGGATAAGAAGATAAGCCAAAAATCTGCTTTTTTTAATGCCTGCATTAAGGTGAAATCCTCTCCTCTACGTGGGCCTTTTCTCCTCTTGACTCTCACTGCTCCTTCTGCAGCTGCTTGGAACAGTTTAGCTTGCAAGTGAGCAATTCGTTTTTGCCTTTCCGATGCTGGAAGTGAGTCTACCTCTGGAGACTTCTCATCTTCAACCTCACTGAGAATGACCTCATTTCCATCCAGATTAGAGTTACCTGCTTCTTGTTTCTCTGGCTCAGAGAGAAGGCTCTCCTTCGCTGGAGTTGTTGATTCCGAGAAGAAAACCAGTAGAACGGGAATTATGACAGGAAGCAGTACTAGAATAATTAAAAGAATCGCAAATAATGTTATCAAAGTTTGACTCAAGTCAACCAGATCCTCAAGCACCAACACTCCCAACAAATAAGCAGCCAGAGCGAGGCAAACGCCATAGGTAAATAAGAAGCTTGAACTATCAGATGGTCTGAGTTGTTTGTGACCTCCCACAGGTCTAAGAATGAACATCAGAGCCAATATAACCACCGATGGACAAACCGCAACCATGAAAATGAGTGATGCTTGATTGGGGAAATTGATCATAAGATAAATCTGAGTCAAAATTGCACCACTCAGTCCAGCAAATCCCTTCAATATCCCCACAACGGGACCCCGGCTTTTCGGGAAGTTTTGCACACATGAAACTAGAGCAGCTGTGTTGAAGTAGGTCTCACCATTTGTTCCGACAAATATACAAATGCACAACTGCACACAAAAATCTGGTTAACATTTTTGCCTGCACAGAGATGGTTTGAGAAAATCTTTGAAGTTCTTTCAAACTAGTTAACTAATCAAGTTCAAAGCACATGCTCACTCAGCAGAATAGATTTTATGTAAAGAAATAATTGTCAATTTCTGTTAGTCAACTAAAGAGAACAATACTTTGATCAATTTACATGGTCCTCTATACACTTACTCCACTTCAATATAGATAAAAGGGGTTATGTATTTGTGCCTGTGATAACTATCCATGTTGCAAGTGCACAACATGTATGCATGCCATAAAAATCAAGCATGGACGAAGTACCAAAGTTTTAGCAGTTCCCAAAGTTAAAATGCGTGTTAGGCAAGCTTCAATAGTTGGTTTCTAACTCACAAGAAATTGTTACAGCAGCAATTTCCCAAGAAACCAGAGATAAACTATAAGGAATCTAGCTTCAAGCAGAGAATCACTTAAAAGACCAACAAGAAGAAGCCCCACATCACTCAACACAATTATACTTTGTTTTGGACATCCAAAGTAGCAAATTAAGAAGACTGGCTATTCTAACCAAGAAGCGACAACGGatgatttctttaaaaatgcAAACCCTTATACTAGTCAGAGGACCTATTGTGTTACTGACAAGGATATTAAAGGATAAATTTCAAcctcacgtttttttttttttttttgatgaataagttATTTCATTAAACTCAAAACTAACCAATCAACAACTCAACACCCCATTACAAGCCTTTATAAAAGGCCATAGCTAAAACCAGCAAGAAGCCTACAACCCTTACTGCAGAAACAACAAAACCCCAATACAAAACTTAACAGAACAAAACAGAATACCAAAACAGAACAAACCAGAAAATACATCCCAGCACCTAATTCAGGAGTTCTGTAGGTAAACTCCAAATGGGTTTCATGTGGATCTTATCTTATTACCTAAAAACTTGACATATCAGGTATCTATTAAAATGTTGCCACTAAAGCAAGCCATTTGATTCCTCTCATCAGTCTAAACCAAATCTGGAAGGACCCATCCAGCATGATAATTAATGAGCAAGATTTATACTGAGAGACAAACAATGGTTCCGCAACCCTATGAGAAAGACCAGTCTCCTAAAGTTTGACCCCTTCTTTTTCCCCATTTCATTCGAGTTCCCTCTGGCATGACAAATTAATGGCAGAATTATCATGTTCACTTGTCCAATCTCCTCGGTTGAGGAATTTCAAGCTTCTTAAAAATTTGATGGCTTGATAAAACAGTGAGTAAAATTATTAGTTTCAGAAACAGCCTAATTTGGGAATGCATCTTCCAACTAAAAAACCAAACACCCGGGTTTTGGCATTCATTCTGGATCATCACCACGGTCAACAAAGAGCCAAAGACCGGCGAAAGATGATCCCCATGACCATCTCTAccaacaagagagagagagagagagagaggttaaATCAAACATTTCTAAGAcccgattaaaaaaaaaaaacagatcaaACTCCTCCAGAGATTCAAAAGAGAATTTAAACTTTCCATGGCAATCTCAGGCATAGATCACGcgatgagaagaagaaaaaaaggcccTAAATCAGACATACAGCAAAGTGAACAACTGAGAAGATGATTAAAcagctcagaaaaaaaaaggagttgatTGAACTCACCACCCACAACGGCAAAGAAGGCAATATACCGGCGACTACAAGCCAAACCAAACCATAACCAACAAAGTTCTGCACTACCCCGATGAGCAAAATCACCCAGATGGGAAAGACCTCGCACAAGCTCCCCGCTATAAACCCAATAGCATCACCCAAGTCCTTTGCCACACCAAGTATGGCCACCTGCCTCTGGTTGTATCCCATGGCGCTCTTTATCACCGGCGATATGCTCCCAAACAAGTACCCAATTCCTGCACACGACTGAACCCACATTGCACACACAAACACCAGCCATCTGTTGTTGATGAAAGCCTTCAACTTGTCATTAATCCGACGCATCTTCTCTTACACAGTCCCTGTTCAAAGAGATTCAATTTTGCATATATCCCAGGTTGGTGGGAGTGGGAAGAACTGAAGAACTTGTAGAATGAAGGGTGTATTTGATGACAGTCGACAGATAATGATGAGTATTCAGAAGGGCAGCGGTAAAAATATCCCAGTCATTTATAATCACACACGTTCGTGTATGAGTTGCATAGGTCGCCATGTATGACTTTTCCACCACCTATCAGTAAACAGGTCTCTCCAGCAATGTAGATAGCAG
This genomic interval from Corylus avellana chromosome ca3, CavTom2PMs-1.0 contains the following:
- the LOC132176353 gene encoding protein NUCLEAR FUSION DEFECTIVE 4-like, whose translation is MRRINDKLKAFINNRWLVFVCAMWVQSCAGIGYLFGSISPVIKSAMGYNQRQVAILGVAKDLGDAIGFIAGSLCEVFPIWVILLIGVVQNFVGYGLVWLVVAGILPSLPLWVLCICIFVGTNGETYFNTAALVSCVQNFPKSRGPVVGILKGFAGLSGAILTQIYLMINFPNQASLIFMVAVCPSVVILALMFILRPVGGHKQLRPSDSSSFLFTYGVCLALAAYLLGVLVLEDLVDLSQTLITLFAILLIILVLLPVIIPVLLVFFSESTTPAKESLLSEPEKQEAGNSNLDGNEVILSEVEDEKSPEVDSLPASERQKRIAHLQAKLFQAAAEGAVRVKRRKGPRRGEDFTLMQALKKADFWLIFLSLVLASGSGLTVIDNMGQICKSLGYNDTSIYVSLISIFNFLGRVGGGYVSEIVIRKFSYPRPVVMAVVQVIMAIGLFYYTMGWPGEIYVVTLLIGLGYGAHWAIVPAAASELFGLKSFGALYNFLTLASPAGSLIFSGVIASGIYDYYAEKQASLSGQKFGAMLAIPLTDDDSLTCTGSICYSITFGILSGLCIVATALSLIVVHRTKRVYAQLYGNSRT